In Rosa rugosa chromosome 4, drRosRugo1.1, whole genome shotgun sequence, the genomic stretch CCAGACTTCGTACAAGCTTTCTTAACCAAAGCTGGCAACCCATCTCTTGCATTTGGAAGAAACACGTACATCGAAAAGCGTCGCTTGTAATCTTGACCTTGTTTATAAGGAAGCTTTAAGACTTTGAAGTTGTTGAAGACGCTTACAAACTGATCCTCTCGACTGGTCACAAATGTTGCCTTAACTGCGCTCCCACTATGAAGATGGAAATCATACTTTTCTGTTCTTGTTTCCGAGAGCTTCTTCTCCCAAGCTCCTTTGAAGTATAAGGCATTTGCAAGGAGTAGCCTTGTTTCGCAGTTAACTGACCCCGGAGGAAAAATATTTTTGATAAGGCCTTTGGTCTCCTTCTCTGCCCATGAATTCAGTTCGCATCGCACCTGTTCGTAATCAGTCTTAAAATCTACTAGTTTCAAGGCCGCCTTGTAAGCAGTGTCAACTACATCTTTGAAAGAAGGCTTGACTGGGCAAGACTGTTCCACCCAAACGCCATTGGCGAATGACAAGCAAGGCCCACCTCTTGGGGATCCATCGGCAAAGACCAGCGGAGCAACATTGGAGGCGAGGTCGTTAAGCTCGTTGATGGACTTGGACTTGAGGAAGGAGAGCAACTGGTCCTTTGTCAGACCCTTTGTGCCAGCAGCGATCATGCTTAGAACCACGTGAATGGACAGTGGCGAGTAAACCATGTTCTGTTCCTTGCCTTCGGTCAGAAGCAATTTCTCAGTGATTTCCATTGCGACCTGGGTTTGGTTGTTAATTGCCTTTCTGAGTTTCTTTGATTCTGTGAAAGAGGCTGGTTCTGGAGATCGTGCACGTTTCACCCCCTTGCGAGAGGCCATGAATTCTGTGGGAGATTTAGCAATTAAACTCAAAAATTGTTAGCAGTACTAAAGCTGGGAATAAAATCCACTTATTGTTAGCTTAACCTAAATCTGAACGCTTGCTGCATATATATAGGCCTATAGCTAGTAAACCTACTCCGTCAGGGAAAGGgaaattaattatatttttacTGAGGGAAATCATGTCATGTCCACCGTGTTAGGGTACTGACCCTAACTTCCAGAATCAAGAGAATAGTGCAGagaaaagcaaagaaaagtCTAAAGCAAAAAGCAGAAATGATATTTGATTGATGCAGATTTCAACAGAATGTCAGCTTATATAGCTGAGACGTTGACATGCTCAACATGTGTCAACAAGACACTGGTCTTCAGAAACAACCAAAAAACAGCTAAGAGATCCTATCTCTATGCAAAATTGAAACGGTGCGTTTAGCCATAATTGAAATTATGCAAAAGTAAAGATATGATCACTATTCCTAGTTAACTCGGGACAGTAATCCCCTTCATCATAACAACTCTACCCCCTGCAAAATGAACTTGACCCCAAGTTCAGCTCTGAAAGTACTGATTGTATTGAGTGTTCTCTTGCATGTCAACTGGCCCCCCCTCTGAGTTAAATGTAGGGTACCTGAGTAAGATGGATTCAGCCTCCTCCCATGTGGCCTCTTCGGGTGTGGTGCCCAACCATTGGATTAACCATTGGGTAACaattgcacccctctttttgaCTGATCTTCTATCCAGAATAGCTACTGGTTCCCACCTGGGATTTGCAGGATCACTGATTGGGGGTAACTGGGAAGCAACAGTAGTAGCTTGACCAAGTTGTTTCTTCAACAATGATACATGGAAGACATTATGAATTCTGGCAGTTGGAGGCAGCTTGAGTTTATAGGCCACCTTCCCAATCCTTTCTAGCACTGCAAATGGCCCATAATACTTCTGTGCTAATTTGTGGAATTCGTTCTTGTGCACAGAATGTTGCCTATAGGGTTGCAGCTTCAGATACACCAAGTCTCCCACCTCAAACTCCCTTTCTGTATGTTTCTTATCATAAAAATTCTTCATTCTGGACTGTGACAACTGTAGGTTCCTTTTGAGAGCAGCAAGTATGGTGTCCCTATCTTGGAGTTGTTGATCAACTGTAGCTACCGTGGTGGAGCCAGGTAGGTAAGGAATAATGGATGGTGGCTCATATCCATAAAGGGCCTTGAAGGGTGTCATCTGGATGGCAGAATGGTAAGCTGAATTATACCACCATTCAGCCCATGGTAGCACATGTACCCAACTAGTTGGCCTCTCACCTGTCACACATCTGAGATATTGTTCCAATGTCCgattgagattttcagtttggCCATCTGTTTGTGGATGATAGGCAGAAGACTTGTCCAGTTGTGTTCCCTGCAGTTTGAAAAACGATTCCCAGAAAAGACTAAGGAATATGGGGTCTCTATCTGAAATAATATGATCTGGCATGCCATGAAGTCTGAAAATTTCTTGGACAAACAATTTTGCTACAGATGCAGCTGTATAAGGATGGGACATAGGTATGAAGTGACCAAATTTGGTCAGTCTGTCCACAACTACCCAAATGACTGTTTTACCTTCTGAATTAGGAAAACCATCAATGAAATCCATTGATATTCCTGACCAAGCTCTCTCAGGAATTGGATTAGGTTGTAATAAACCTGGTGGCTTAATTGTCTCATAATGATTGATCTGGCAAACATGACAATTTGCTATGTAGTCCTTGATATCCCCAAGTATTCCTGGCCAAGAAAAAGTCCGATTGATTCTCTTATAAGTCCTAGACCTACCAGCATGGCCTCCAATGCACCCATCATGCAGCTCACTCATTATCTTTTTTCTCCAATCATCATGTATAGGGACAGATATTCTATCTCTGTAGAACAGTTGTGAATCTATGACCTTGTAATGTTTCCAGTTGTTTAACCCTTGACTGAGATCCTTCAAAACTGTTGAAGCTTCACTATCAATCAAGCAAGCTTTCTTTATGTCTTCCACAAACTGATGCACAGGTTGTGATATACCAGTTATAGTAGATAATTCCATCCTTCTTGACAAAGCATCCGGGGCTAAATTATTTTTGCCAGCCTTGTACTGGATTGAATAATCATAGCCCATTAATTTCAGTAGCCACTTCTGTTGTGCTGGGGTGGTGATTCTCTGATTCAAGAAGTGCTCTATTGTTCTGTGATCAGTATAAATCTTAAAATGATGCCCCAACAAATAAGGCCTCCAATGTTGAACTGCAAATACCACAGCAAGCATTTCCTTGTCATACACAGAGAGAATGGAATGCCTTGGGGCTAGAGCTTTACTGAGGAAAGCTATGGGGTGCCCTTCTTGAGACAACACAGCCCCAATTCCTTTATCTGATGCATCACATTCCACTACAAAGTCCTTGTTGAAATCTGGGGTGGCAAGTACAGGTGTAGATACTAAGGCTTCCTTGAGATTTTCAAAAGCCCCTTCTGATTCTGTACTCCATTTAAAACAATCCTTCTTCAACATGTCAGTCAGGGGTTTTGCAATAACACCAAAATGTCTCACATATTTC encodes the following:
- the LOC133744746 gene encoding serpin-ZX-like, whose translation is MASRKGVKRARSPEPASFTESKKLRKAINNQTQVAMEITEKLLLTEGKEQNMVYSPLSIHVVLSMIAAGTKGLTKDQLLSFLKSKSINELNDLASNVAPLVFADGSPRGGPCLSFANGVWVEQSCPVKPSFKDVVDTAYKAALKLVDFKTDYEQVRCELNSWAEKETKGLIKNIFPPGSVNCETRLLLANALYFKGAWEKKLSETRTEKYDFHLHSGSAVKATFVTSREDQFVSVFNNFKVLKLPYKQGQDYKRRFSMYVFLPNARDGLPALVKKACTKSGFIDQYIPKHRVHLGFFLLPKFKISSKFDCTTILKTLGLKLPFVPGGEDPFINTILQKSCIEVNIDGTEAAAVTVGQLATVGARRGPPKPPPITFVADHPFLFLIREEVTGTVLFVGHVLNPIFMSFLQLS